In the Bradyrhizobium guangzhouense genome, one interval contains:
- a CDS encoding DUF4142 domain-containing protein: MRIFVAIILALISTAALADSSGEQTRGDRVPDATDVISGLYSFSRFQQGLLESTDLKGNAEVKNLAALRAEEAAKRDKALKQIQDTIGAEPRVSKATSASISLAKPDDAEGPAYVRTFYAAQIPEYESTIALLERYLRTPDNPALASFAREYLPLLRAQLKDAERTMADK, from the coding sequence ATGAGGATATTCGTGGCGATCATCCTGGCGTTGATCAGCACCGCGGCGCTTGCCGACAGCAGCGGCGAGCAAACGCGCGGAGATCGTGTGCCTGACGCCACCGACGTCATCAGCGGCCTTTACAGCTTCAGCCGCTTCCAGCAAGGCCTGTTGGAGAGTACCGACCTGAAGGGCAATGCGGAAGTCAAGAACCTCGCCGCCCTTCGCGCTGAAGAAGCGGCCAAGCGCGACAAGGCGCTGAAACAAATTCAGGATACAATCGGCGCCGAGCCGCGCGTGAGCAAGGCGACGTCAGCCAGCATCAGCCTTGCAAAACCCGATGATGCCGAGGGGCCGGCCTACGTCAGAACTTTCTATGCCGCCCAGATACCTGAATACGAGTCCACGATCGCCCTGCTCGAGCGCTATCTGAGGACGCCTGACAATCCCGCGCTCGCGTCCTTCGCCCGCGAGTACCTCCCCCTGCTGCGCGCGCAGTTGAAGGACGCGGAGCGCACCATGGCCGACAAGTAG
- a CDS encoding HAMP domain-containing protein, translating into MSDLDPGTASRSGRRVPKPKPNGTSEPDSRQELLLVLQAMRSGDFSVRMSGDYLGIDGKIADTFNEIIAANQRMAQQLELVGQVVGREGKTRQRVKFGLASGSWADMEGSVNTLIDDLLWPTREVTRAVAAVAQGDLLQTVKLDVDGRPLRGEFLQSATIVNTMIKQLGVFTSEVTRVAREVGTEGKLGGQAQVPEVTGVWKDLTESVNSMANNLTNQVRNIAEVTIAVANGDLSKKITVDVRGEILQLKEAINTMVDQLRSFASEVTRVAREVGTDGKLGGQAIVPGVAGTWKDLTDSVNAMCGNLTAQVRNIANVTTAVARGDLSRKITVDVRGEILELKDTINTMVDQLNSFASEVTRVAREVGTEGKLGGQAQVPGVAGTWKDLTDNVNFMASNLTAQVRNIADVATAIAGGDLSKKITVNVSGEILQLKETLNTMVDQLNAFAGEVTRVAREVGTEGRLGGQANVLGVAGTWKDLTESVNSMASNLTAQVRNIAEVTTAVAGGDLSKKITVDVRGEILELKDTINTMVDQLNAFAGEVTRVAREVGTEGKLGGQAQVRGVAGTWKDLTDSVNSMASNLTGQVRNIADVATAVAKGDLSKKITVNVSGEILQLKETLNTMVDQLNAFAGEVTRVAREVGTEGKLGGQAQVPGVAGTWKDLTDNVNSMAGNLTAQVRNIAEVATAIAGGDLSRKITVDVRGEILQLKDTLNTMVDQLNRFAGEVTRVAREVGTEGRLGGQANVPGVAGTWKDLTDSVNSMAGNLTAQVRNIAEVTTAVARGDLSRKITVDVKGEILELKNTINTMVDQLNGFAGEVTRVAREVGTEGKLGGQAEVPGVAGTWKDLTDNVNFMASNLTAQVRNIAEVATAIAGGDLSKKITVDVRGEILLLKDTLNTMVEQLRSFAAEVTRVAREVGTEGRLGGQAVVPGVGGTWKDLTDNVNLLAANLTTQVRNIAEVTTAVARGDLSRKITVDVKGEILELKNTINTMVDQLNAFAGEVTRVAREVGTEGELGGQAQVPGVAGTWKDLTDTVNFMAANLTEQVRGIVKVVTAVANGDLKQNLTVKSKGEVAALADTINNMTETLATFADQVTSVAREVGVEGRLGGQADVPGAAGTWKDLTGNVNLLAANLTSQVRAIAEVATAVTKGDLTRSIQVDARGEVAELKDNINTMITNLRLTTELNTEQDWLKTNLAKFTNMLQGQRDLATVGRLLLTELSPLVNAHTGVIYQVENEDSPQLLLLASYAGDGVYPYQRVLQFGDGLIGQCAVDRRPRVVADIPADVVPINSALLRVAPKNLVVLPVLFEGQVKAVIELASLTSFTTSQMTFLEQLTDSIGIVLNSIEATMQTEGLLKQSQQLAGELQTQQRELQQTNDQLEQKAQQLAERNVEVERKNQEIEQARRALEEKATELALTSKYKSEFLANMSHELRTPLNSILILGQQLTDNPDGNLSAKQVEFARTIHGAGTDLLNLISDILDLSKIESGTVTVDAEEILTANLLETVGRPFRHEAENRNLSFKIDLDPNLARSIVTDSKRLQQVLKNLLSNAFKFTGEGEVRLKVAGALGGWGPDHPVLNSAPAVIAFEVSDTGIGIPLEKQKLIFEAFQQADAGTSRKYGGTGLGLAISRELASLLGGEIHLRSAPGKGSTFTLYLPLKYSGPTLAPRAPAAQQYNQPPALQPATAVPERVIEQLPDDRLNLEPGDSILLIVEDDPHYARILVDLARDKGFKVLVAARGAEALELAKQYQPRAVSLDVFLPDMLGWTVLSQLKHNPLTRHIPVQIITLDEDRQHALARGAFSFVNKPTTTEGVSAALTQIKEYARPRRKRLLIVEDNEAEQLSIRELLHHDDIEIVTTDTGAGALSTLREAPCDCVVLDLRLPDMSGFEVLDQIRRDEALSNVPVVVFTGRELSAEEDAELHTMARSIVVKGVESPERLLDETALFLHRVITELPVEKQRMLEKLNSSDEDLIGKTALLVDDDARNIFALSSVLERRGMKVLTATTGREAVTLVESNPEIAIVLMDIMMPQMDGYQTIGVIRENPAFLRLPIIALTAKAMKGDREKCLEAGASDYLAKPVNTDQLLLAIRMWLHR; encoded by the coding sequence ATGAGCGACCTCGATCCCGGAACTGCATCACGCTCCGGTCGTCGCGTTCCGAAACCCAAACCCAACGGCACCTCGGAGCCGGATTCCCGGCAGGAGCTGCTGCTCGTGCTCCAGGCCATGCGCAGCGGCGATTTCTCCGTGCGCATGAGCGGCGATTATCTCGGCATCGACGGCAAGATCGCCGACACGTTCAACGAAATCATCGCGGCCAACCAGCGCATGGCCCAGCAGCTCGAGCTGGTCGGCCAGGTGGTGGGACGCGAAGGCAAGACCCGCCAGCGCGTCAAGTTCGGCCTCGCCTCCGGCTCCTGGGCCGACATGGAAGGCTCCGTCAACACGTTGATCGACGATCTGCTCTGGCCGACGCGCGAGGTGACGCGCGCCGTGGCGGCCGTGGCGCAGGGCGACCTGCTTCAGACCGTCAAGCTCGACGTCGACGGCCGCCCGCTGCGCGGCGAATTCCTGCAATCGGCGACCATCGTCAACACGATGATCAAGCAGCTCGGCGTGTTCACCTCCGAAGTGACGCGCGTCGCGCGCGAGGTCGGCACCGAGGGCAAGCTCGGCGGCCAGGCCCAGGTGCCCGAAGTGACCGGCGTCTGGAAGGACTTGACCGAGAGCGTCAACTCGATGGCGAACAACCTGACCAACCAGGTTCGTAACATCGCCGAGGTGACGATCGCCGTCGCCAACGGCGACCTGTCGAAGAAGATCACCGTCGACGTGCGCGGCGAGATCCTTCAGCTCAAGGAAGCCATCAACACGATGGTGGACCAGCTGCGCTCCTTCGCCTCGGAAGTGACGCGCGTGGCGCGCGAGGTCGGCACCGACGGCAAGCTCGGCGGCCAGGCCATCGTGCCCGGCGTGGCCGGCACATGGAAGGATCTGACCGACTCCGTCAACGCGATGTGCGGCAATCTCACCGCGCAGGTTCGCAACATCGCCAACGTGACGACCGCGGTCGCGCGCGGCGACTTGTCCCGCAAGATCACCGTGGACGTGCGCGGCGAAATCCTGGAGCTGAAGGACACCATCAACACCATGGTGGACCAGCTCAACTCGTTCGCCTCCGAAGTGACGCGCGTGGCGCGTGAGGTCGGCACCGAAGGCAAGCTCGGCGGCCAGGCCCAGGTGCCCGGTGTGGCCGGCACCTGGAAGGACCTCACCGACAACGTCAACTTCATGGCGTCGAACCTGACCGCGCAGGTCCGCAACATCGCCGACGTCGCGACCGCCATCGCCGGCGGCGACCTGTCGAAGAAGATCACGGTGAACGTGTCGGGCGAGATCCTTCAGTTGAAGGAAACGCTCAACACCATGGTCGACCAGCTCAACGCCTTCGCCGGCGAAGTGACGCGCGTCGCGCGCGAGGTCGGCACAGAAGGCCGGCTCGGCGGCCAGGCCAACGTGCTCGGCGTCGCCGGCACCTGGAAGGACCTGACCGAAAGCGTCAACTCGATGGCGTCGAACCTGACGGCGCAGGTCCGCAACATCGCCGAGGTGACGACGGCGGTCGCCGGCGGCGACTTGTCGAAGAAGATCACGGTGGACGTGCGCGGCGAAATTCTGGAGCTGAAGGACACCATCAACACCATGGTGGACCAGCTCAACGCCTTCGCCGGCGAAGTGACGCGCGTGGCGCGCGAGGTCGGCACCGAAGGCAAGCTCGGCGGCCAGGCCCAGGTGCGCGGCGTCGCCGGCACCTGGAAGGATCTGACGGACTCGGTCAATTCGATGGCCTCGAACCTCACCGGCCAGGTCCGCAACATCGCCGACGTCGCGACCGCGGTCGCCAAGGGCGATTTGTCGAAGAAGATCACCGTGAACGTGTCGGGGGAAATCCTTCAGCTGAAGGAAACGCTCAACACCATGGTGGACCAGCTCAACGCGTTCGCCGGCGAAGTCACCCGCGTCGCGCGCGAAGTCGGCACCGAGGGCAAGCTCGGCGGTCAGGCGCAGGTTCCCGGCGTCGCCGGCACCTGGAAGGACCTCACCGACAACGTCAACTCGATGGCGGGCAACCTCACCGCCCAGGTCCGCAACATCGCCGAGGTCGCGACCGCGATCGCCGGCGGCGACCTCTCGCGCAAGATCACGGTGGACGTGCGCGGCGAGATCCTTCAGCTGAAGGACACCCTCAACACGATGGTCGACCAGCTCAACCGCTTCGCGGGCGAGGTGACGCGCGTGGCGCGCGAGGTCGGCACCGAAGGCCGCCTCGGCGGCCAGGCCAACGTGCCCGGCGTCGCCGGCACCTGGAAGGACCTGACGGATAGCGTGAACTCGATGGCGGGCAACCTGACCGCCCAGGTCCGCAACATCGCCGAAGTCACCACCGCCGTGGCGCGCGGCGACTTGTCGCGCAAGATCACCGTGGACGTGAAGGGCGAAATCCTCGAGCTGAAGAACACCATCAACACCATGGTGGACCAGCTCAACGGCTTCGCCGGCGAGGTGACACGCGTCGCGCGCGAGGTCGGCACCGAAGGCAAGCTCGGCGGCCAGGCCGAAGTGCCCGGCGTTGCCGGCACCTGGAAGGACCTCACCGACAACGTCAACTTCATGGCCTCGAACCTGACGGCGCAGGTCCGCAACATCGCCGAGGTCGCAACCGCGATCGCCGGCGGCGACCTGTCCAAGAAGATCACGGTGGACGTCCGCGGCGAGATCCTGCTGCTCAAGGACACCCTCAACACCATGGTGGAGCAGCTGCGCTCCTTCGCCGCCGAAGTGACGCGCGTGGCGCGCGAGGTCGGCACCGAAGGCCGGCTCGGCGGTCAGGCCGTCGTGCCCGGCGTCGGTGGCACCTGGAAGGACCTCACCGACAACGTCAACCTGCTGGCGGCGAACCTCACGACACAAGTCCGCAACATCGCCGAAGTCACCACCGCCGTGGCGCGCGGCGACCTGTCGCGCAAGATCACCGTGGACGTGAAGGGCGAAATCCTCGAGCTGAAAAACACCATCAACACCATGGTGGACCAGCTCAACGCGTTCGCCGGCGAAGTGACGCGCGTGGCGCGCGAAGTCGGCACCGAGGGCGAGCTCGGCGGTCAGGCCCAGGTGCCTGGTGTCGCCGGCACCTGGAAGGACCTCACCGACACCGTCAACTTCATGGCGGCGAACCTGACCGAGCAAGTCCGCGGCATCGTCAAGGTGGTGACCGCGGTCGCCAACGGCGACCTCAAGCAGAACCTCACCGTGAAGTCGAAGGGCGAGGTCGCGGCGCTCGCCGACACCATCAACAACATGACCGAGACGCTGGCGACCTTCGCCGACCAGGTGACGTCGGTGGCGCGCGAAGTCGGCGTCGAAGGCCGTCTCGGCGGCCAGGCCGACGTGCCCGGCGCGGCCGGCACCTGGAAGGACCTCACCGGCAACGTCAACCTGCTGGCGGCCAACCTCACCTCCCAGGTGCGCGCGATCGCGGAAGTCGCGACCGCCGTGACCAAGGGCGACCTGACGCGATCGATCCAGGTCGACGCCCGCGGCGAGGTCGCGGAGCTGAAGGACAACATCAACACGATGATCACGAACCTCCGTCTGACGACGGAGCTGAACACCGAGCAGGACTGGCTCAAGACCAACCTCGCCAAGTTCACCAACATGCTGCAGGGCCAGCGCGATCTCGCCACCGTCGGCCGGTTGCTGCTGACCGAGCTGTCGCCGCTGGTGAACGCCCATACCGGCGTGATCTACCAGGTCGAGAACGAAGACAGTCCGCAACTGCTGCTGCTCGCCTCCTATGCCGGCGACGGCGTCTATCCCTATCAGCGCGTGCTGCAATTCGGCGACGGCCTGATCGGCCAGTGCGCGGTCGACCGGCGTCCGCGCGTCGTCGCCGACATCCCCGCCGACGTGGTGCCGATCAACTCGGCGCTGCTGCGCGTCGCGCCGAAGAACCTCGTGGTGCTGCCGGTGCTGTTCGAGGGCCAGGTCAAGGCGGTGATCGAGCTCGCCTCGCTCACATCGTTCACGACCTCGCAGATGACGTTCCTGGAGCAGCTCACCGACTCCATCGGCATCGTGCTCAACTCGATCGAAGCGACGATGCAGACCGAAGGCCTGCTCAAGCAGTCGCAGCAGCTCGCCGGCGAGCTGCAGACGCAGCAGCGCGAATTGCAGCAGACCAACGACCAGCTCGAGCAGAAGGCGCAGCAGCTCGCCGAGCGCAATGTCGAGGTCGAGCGCAAGAACCAGGAAATCGAGCAGGCCCGCCGCGCGCTCGAGGAAAAGGCGACCGAGCTCGCGCTGACCTCGAAGTACAAGTCGGAATTCCTGGCCAATATGAGCCACGAGCTGCGCACGCCGCTGAACTCGATCCTGATCCTCGGACAGCAGCTCACCGACAATCCGGACGGCAACCTCTCGGCCAAGCAGGTCGAATTTGCCCGCACCATCCACGGCGCCGGCACCGACCTGCTCAACCTCATCAGCGACATTCTCGATCTCTCCAAGATCGAGTCGGGAACGGTGACGGTCGATGCCGAGGAGATCCTCACCGCGAACCTGCTCGAGACGGTCGGGCGGCCGTTCCGGCACGAGGCGGAGAACCGCAATCTGTCGTTCAAGATCGACCTCGATCCGAACCTCGCCCGCAGCATCGTCACCGATTCCAAGCGCCTGCAGCAGGTGCTGAAGAACCTGCTCTCTAACGCCTTCAAGTTCACCGGCGAAGGCGAAGTGCGGCTGAAGGTCGCCGGCGCGCTCGGCGGCTGGGGTCCCGATCATCCGGTCCTGAACTCCGCGCCGGCCGTGATCGCCTTCGAGGTCTCGGACACCGGCATCGGCATCCCGCTGGAGAAGCAGAAGCTGATCTTCGAGGCGTTCCAGCAGGCGGACGCCGGCACCAGCCGCAAATATGGCGGCACCGGTCTTGGCCTTGCCATCAGCCGCGAGCTTGCGAGCCTGCTCGGCGGCGAAATCCATCTGCGCAGCGCTCCCGGCAAGGGCTCGACCTTCACGCTGTACCTGCCGCTGAAATATTCCGGTCCGACGCTGGCACCGCGCGCGCCCGCGGCGCAGCAATATAACCAACCGCCTGCGCTCCAGCCGGCGACAGCTGTGCCCGAACGCGTCATCGAGCAGCTGCCCGACGATCGCCTCAATCTCGAGCCCGGCGACAGCATCCTCTTGATCGTGGAGGACGACCCGCATTATGCCCGCATCCTGGTCGACCTCGCGCGGGACAAGGGTTTCAAGGTTCTGGTCGCCGCGCGCGGCGCAGAGGCGCTCGAGCTTGCGAAACAGTATCAGCCGCGCGCCGTTTCGCTCGACGTGTTCCTGCCGGACATGCTCGGATGGACGGTGCTGAGCCAGCTCAAGCACAATCCGCTGACGCGCCACATTCCGGTGCAGATCATCACGCTCGACGAGGATCGCCAGCATGCGCTGGCGCGCGGCGCCTTCTCCTTCGTCAACAAGCCGACGACCACCGAAGGCGTTTCCGCGGCGCTGACGCAGATCAAGGAATATGCGCGTCCCAGGCGCAAACGGCTGCTGATCGTCGAGGACAACGAGGCCGAGCAGCTGTCGATCCGCGAGCTGCTGCATCATGACGATATCGAGATCGTCACCACCGATACCGGCGCGGGTGCACTCTCGACACTTCGCGAGGCGCCATGCGATTGCGTGGTGCTCGATTTGCGCCTGCCCGACATGAGCGGCTTCGAGGTGCTGGACCAGATCCGCCGCGACGAAGCCCTCTCAAACGTTCCGGTCGTCGTGTTCACCGGCCGCGAGCTGTCGGCGGAAGAAGATGCCGAGCTCCACACCATGGCGCGCAGCATCGTGGTCAAGGGCGTGGAATCGCCCGAACGTCTGCTCGATGAAACCGCTTTGTTCCTGCACCGGGTGATCACCGAGCTGCCGGTCGAGAAGCAGCGCATGCTGGAGAAGCTCAACAGTTCCGACGAGGACCTGATCGGCAAGACCGCGCTTCTGGTCGACGACGACGCCCGCAACATCTTCGCGCTGTCGAGCGTGCTGGAACGGCGCGGCATGAAGGTGCTGACGGCGACCACCGGGCGCGAGGCGGTGACGCTGGTCGAATCCAACCCGGAAATCGCCATCGTGCTGATGGACATCATGATGCCGCAGATGGATGGCTATCAGACCATCGGCGTGATCCGGGAGAACCCGGCCTTCCTGCGCCTGCCGATCATCGCGCTGACAGCGAAGGCGATGAAGGGCGACCGCGAGAAATGCCTGGAGGCAGGAGCCTCCGATTATCTCGCCAAACCCGTCAACACCGACCAATTGCTGCTTGCAATCCGCATGTGGCTGCACCGTTGA
- a CDS encoding HWE histidine kinase domain-containing protein, which yields MDHEKVNILLVDDQPAKLLAYEVILKELGENLVIASSGREALEVLLKTEIAVILVDVCMPELDGFELAAMIREHPRFQKTAMIFISAIQVSDIDRLRGYEMGAVDYVPVPVIPEVLRAKVKVFAELYRKTRELERLNQDLEDRVRARTAELENSTAKLRESEERRTMAIAAGKMGSWDWDWVNGDWMWDEGQYRIFGVTPETFSVTSVNVQALLHPDDADQFSKAIAAFNTGSHAYEGEFRIRRPDGEVRWCVGTAAATVDSNGRVVRVSGVTVDITERKRAEERQNLLAREVDHRAKNALALAQSIVRLTRAEEVKAYVNAVEGRINALARVHTILSLSSWQGAELSKLIEEEVAPYSLGGQVKLAGPEVQLLPATAQTLALALHELFTNSAKYGALSTRSGRLAIGWGAENDLLTLTWDESGGPLVRTPKSRGFGTRSLLASVESQLGGQAQFDWRSEGLLCRLEVPLTSRTAATPAAQDKFETGSSPELQRASG from the coding sequence ATGGACCACGAAAAGGTCAACATCCTCCTCGTCGACGACCAGCCGGCCAAGCTGCTCGCCTACGAGGTGATCTTGAAGGAACTCGGTGAGAACCTCGTGATCGCCTCGTCCGGCCGGGAGGCGCTGGAGGTGCTGCTCAAGACCGAGATCGCGGTGATCCTGGTCGACGTCTGCATGCCCGAGCTCGACGGTTTCGAGCTCGCGGCCATGATCCGCGAGCATCCACGCTTCCAGAAGACCGCGATGATCTTCATTTCGGCCATTCAGGTCAGCGACATCGACCGCCTGCGCGGCTACGAGATGGGTGCGGTCGACTACGTTCCCGTGCCTGTCATACCGGAAGTGCTGCGCGCCAAGGTCAAGGTGTTTGCCGAGCTTTATCGCAAGACGCGCGAGCTCGAGCGGCTGAACCAGGATCTCGAGGATCGCGTCCGCGCCCGCACGGCCGAGCTGGAGAACTCCACCGCCAAGCTGCGCGAGAGCGAAGAGCGGCGCACCATGGCCATCGCGGCGGGCAAGATGGGCTCGTGGGACTGGGATTGGGTCAATGGCGACTGGATGTGGGACGAAGGCCAGTATCGCATTTTCGGTGTGACGCCGGAAACGTTCAGCGTCACATCGGTGAATGTCCAGGCGCTGCTGCATCCCGATGATGCCGACCAGTTCAGCAAGGCCATTGCCGCGTTCAACACCGGCTCCCATGCCTATGAAGGTGAATTTCGCATCCGTCGCCCCGACGGCGAGGTGCGCTGGTGCGTCGGCACGGCGGCCGCGACCGTCGACTCCAACGGCCGCGTCGTGCGGGTGAGCGGCGTCACCGTCGATATCACGGAACGCAAGCGCGCCGAGGAACGGCAGAATCTGCTGGCGCGCGAGGTCGATCATCGCGCCAAGAATGCGCTGGCGCTGGCGCAATCGATCGTCCGCCTCACCCGCGCCGAGGAAGTCAAGGCTTACGTCAATGCCGTCGAGGGCCGCATCAATGCGCTCGCGCGCGTGCACACCATCCTCTCGCTGTCGAGCTGGCAGGGCGCCGAGCTCTCCAAGTTGATCGAGGAAGAGGTGGCGCCCTACTCGCTCGGCGGACAGGTCAAGCTTGCGGGTCCCGAAGTGCAGTTGTTGCCGGCCACCGCGCAGACACTGGCCCTGGCGCTGCACGAGCTCTTCACCAATTCGGCCAAGTATGGCGCGCTCTCGACGCGGTCGGGTCGGCTCGCGATCGGCTGGGGAGCCGAGAACGATCTCCTCACCTTGACGTGGGATGAGAGCGGCGGGCCGCTGGTCAGGACGCCGAAATCGCGTGGCTTCGGGACGAGAAGCCTGCTCGCCAGCGTTGAATCCCAGCTTGGCGGACAGGCGCAATTCGATTGGCGTTCGGAGGGCTTGCTGTGTCGTCTCGAAGTCCCCTTGACGAGTAGGACCGCAGCGACGCCGGCGGCGCAGGACAAGTTCGAGACCGGCAGCTCTCCCGAGCTTCAGCGCGCGTCGGGTTAA
- a CDS encoding DUF3072 domain-containing protein has protein sequence MQVQGKYDAKAFADAKAFPNAKAFLMEQMTRAQGLRLKRLSEEAYQPAQYDRDLSFAEAARRIQVLEAEIELANSF, from the coding sequence ATGCAGGTTCAGGGTAAATACGACGCCAAGGCTTTTGCGGACGCCAAGGCTTTTCCGAATGCCAAGGCTTTTCTGATGGAGCAGATGACCCGGGCGCAAGGGCTGCGGCTCAAGCGGCTCAGCGAAGAGGCCTACCAGCCGGCGCAATACGATCGCGACCTGTCCTTTGCCGAAGCCGCGCGCCGCATCCAGGTGCTGGAAGCAGAGATCGAGCTCGCCAACTCTTTCTGA
- a CDS encoding DUF6496 domain-containing protein — MARKAKKRRYSRSSGSDVESEMRRYKKGTAKSGRGGRGGRVKSRKQAIAIGLSKARKKGKKVPKKASKRKTSRKTSKKTSKKSSKRKSSKR, encoded by the coding sequence ATGGCACGCAAAGCAAAGAAGCGCCGCTATTCACGCAGCTCCGGCAGCGATGTCGAGAGCGAGATGCGACGCTACAAGAAGGGCACCGCAAAGAGCGGACGCGGCGGTCGCGGCGGACGCGTGAAGAGCCGCAAACAGGCGATTGCGATCGGCCTGTCCAAAGCGCGCAAGAAGGGCAAGAAGGTGCCGAAGAAGGCGTCGAAGCGGAAGACGTCCAGGAAGACCAGCAAGAAGACGAGCAAGAAGAGCTCGAAGCGCAAATCCTCCAAGCGGTGA
- a CDS encoding Do family serine endopeptidase, whose product MIDRDNSDTTKTRRILKPRRLALLGTVAALGVAALVASPVSTSFGVSPLISPAHATETAATPSGFADLVSKVKPAVISVRVKIDQDNDKNAMLQQNRMDQDEDSPLDQFRQFGFRFPGGMNGMQRQRHQVITGEGSGFFISADGYAVTNNHVVDHAESVQVTMDDGTIYTAKVVGTDPKTDLALIKVDGKKDFPFVKFSDQKPRIGDWVVAVGNPFGLGGTVTAGIVSASGRDIGNGPYDDFIQIDAPINKGNSGGPAFDTNGNVIGVNTAIYSPSGGSVGIGFDIPASTAKLVVAQLKDKGAVTRGWLGVQVQPVTAEIADSLGLKAARGAIVDNPQDGSPAAKAGIEAGDVITAVNGTAIKDSRDLARTIAGLAPGTSVKLDVVHKGDSKTVTLALGELPNEHQANADDGKTEQTPGTPRLGLGLAPAGEVQGAGQKGVVVTEVDPQGPAAQRGIQTGDVILNVGGKAVSNVGEVRSELAQAKSSGKNSVLLQVKNAEATRFVAVPLA is encoded by the coding sequence ATGATCGATCGCGACAATTCCGACACTACCAAAACCCGCAGAATTCTGAAGCCGCGCCGGCTTGCTCTGCTCGGCACCGTGGCCGCGCTGGGCGTAGCCGCGTTGGTCGCTTCTCCCGTTTCCACGTCCTTTGGCGTGAGCCCCCTGATCTCGCCAGCGCACGCCACCGAGACCGCCGCAACGCCCTCGGGCTTTGCCGACCTTGTCAGCAAGGTCAAGCCCGCCGTCATATCGGTGCGGGTGAAAATCGACCAGGACAACGACAAGAATGCGATGCTGCAACAGAACCGGATGGATCAGGACGAAGATTCCCCGCTCGACCAGTTCCGGCAGTTCGGTTTCCGCTTCCCGGGCGGCATGAACGGTATGCAGCGCCAGCGCCACCAGGTGATCACCGGCGAGGGCTCCGGCTTCTTCATTTCGGCTGACGGCTATGCCGTCACCAACAACCATGTCGTCGACCATGCCGAGTCCGTGCAGGTGACGATGGACGACGGTACGATCTACACCGCGAAGGTGGTCGGCACCGATCCGAAGACCGATCTCGCGCTCATCAAGGTCGACGGCAAGAAGGACTTTCCGTTCGTGAAATTCTCCGACCAGAAGCCGCGGATCGGCGACTGGGTGGTCGCGGTCGGCAATCCGTTCGGCCTTGGCGGCACCGTGACGGCCGGCATCGTCTCGGCCAGCGGCCGCGATATCGGCAACGGCCCCTATGACGACTTCATCCAGATCGATGCCCCGATCAACAAGGGCAATTCCGGCGGTCCGGCCTTCGACACGAACGGCAACGTGATTGGCGTGAATACCGCGATCTACTCGCCCTCCGGCGGATCGGTCGGCATCGGCTTCGACATTCCCGCCTCGACCGCAAAGCTCGTCGTCGCGCAGCTCAAGGACAAGGGTGCCGTCACGCGCGGCTGGCTCGGTGTGCAGGTGCAGCCGGTGACCGCGGAGATCGCCGACAGCCTCGGCTTGAAGGCGGCACGCGGCGCGATCGTCGACAATCCGCAGGATGGCAGCCCGGCGGCAAAGGCCGGCATCGAGGCGGGCGACGTCATCACCGCGGTCAATGGGACCGCGATCAAGGACTCCCGCGATCTCGCCCGCACCATCGCGGGGCTGGCGCCGGGTACGTCCGTGAAGCTCGACGTCGTCCACAAGGGCGACAGCAAGACGGTGACGCTCGCTCTCGGCGAGCTGCCGAACGAGCACCAGGCCAACGCTGACGACGGCAAGACGGAGCAGACCCCCGGTACGCCGCGCCTTGGCCTCGGCCTCGCACCGGCAGGTGAAGTCCAGGGTGCCGGCCAGAAGGGCGTCGTGGTCACCGAGGTCGATCCGCAGGGACCGGCAGCGCAGCGCGGCATTCAGACCGGCGACGTCATCCTCAATGTCGGCGGCAAGGCTGTTTCCAACGTCGGTGAGGTCCGCTCCGAGCTGGCACAGGCCAAATCGTCCGGCAAGAACAGCGTGCTGTTGCAGGTGAAGAATGCGGAGGCGACCCGGTTCGTCGCAGTGCCGCTCGCCTGA